From one Streptococcus pneumoniae genomic stretch:
- a CDS encoding VirB4-like conjugal transfer ATPase, CD1110 family — MTKPKHFMKPKLSSKAKTTKREILPSTVNTLAYQGLFPNGLMQVLPDYFSQTYLLGDVNYQTVGLEEKGAIVETYSDLINSLDEKTNFQLTIFNQKVNLEKFRKSVLYPHHEDGFDTYRDELNRIMDNNLEAGENNFSAMKLISFGKQDQNPKLAFRSLSQIGEYFKSGFSEIDASFSLLQGEERVNQLADMLRGEHQVPFTYQDLALSGQTTKHFIAPASLSFKQKNYMEIDNRLLQIVYVRDYGMELGDRFIRDLMQSDLEVIISLHAKGSTKSEAMKKLRTKKTLMESQKIGEQQKMARTGVYLEKVSQVLETNIDEAEELLKTMTQTGDKLFDTLFLIGVFADHEEELKHSLEIIKQVAGSNDLVIDNLTYMQEAAFNSLLPFGKNFLEGVSRSLLTSNIAVNSPWTSVDIQDKGGKFYGINQISSNIITIDRGKLNTPSGLILGTSGAGKGMATKHEIISTKLREGNENTEIIVVDPENEYSIIGQAFGGESIDIAPDSTTFLNVLDLSDENMDEDPVKVKSEFLLSFIGKLLDRKMDGREKSIIDRVTRLTYKHFDQPSLVEWVFVLSKQPEEEAKNLALDMELYVEGSLNIFSHRTNIKTDSNFLIYNVKKLGDELKQIALMVIFDQIWNRVVKNQQLGKKTWIYFDEMQLLLLDKYASDFFFKLWSRVRKYGATPTGITQNVETLLLDSNGRRIIANSEFMILLKQAKNDREELVHMLGLSKELEKYLVNPDKGAGLIKAGATVVPFKNKIPHQTALFDIMSTDPEKMRS, encoded by the coding sequence GTGACAAAACCAAAACACTTCATGAAACCAAAGCTCTCTTCTAAGGCGAAAACGACTAAAAGAGAAATCTTACCCTCAACCGTCAATACCTTGGCCTACCAAGGCCTCTTTCCTAATGGCCTCATGCAAGTACTGCCAGACTATTTCTCTCAGACCTATCTCCTAGGAGATGTCAACTACCAGACGGTAGGCTTAGAAGAAAAGGGAGCGATCGTAGAAACCTATTCAGATTTGATTAATTCGCTCGATGAGAAAACCAATTTCCAACTAACCATTTTTAACCAGAAAGTCAATTTAGAAAAATTCCGAAAAAGTGTCCTATATCCGCATCATGAGGATGGCTTTGACACCTACCGTGATGAGTTAAACCGTATCATGGACAATAACTTAGAAGCTGGTGAGAATAACTTTTCAGCCATGAAACTCATTTCTTTTGGAAAACAAGACCAAAACCCAAAACTCGCCTTTCGCTCCCTATCGCAAATTGGGGAATACTTTAAAAGTGGCTTTTCAGAAATTGATGCGAGCTTTAGCCTCCTACAAGGTGAGGAGAGAGTCAACCAGCTAGCGGATATGTTACGAGGGGAACATCAGGTGCCCTTTACCTATCAGGACCTAGCTCTTTCAGGACAAACGACCAAGCACTTTATCGCCCCAGCTAGTCTGTCCTTTAAACAGAAGAATTACATGGAGATAGATAATCGTCTCTTACAAATTGTCTATGTGCGGGATTATGGTATGGAATTGGGAGATCGGTTTATTCGTGATTTGATGCAGTCGGATTTAGAAGTCATCATTAGCCTTCATGCCAAGGGATCTACCAAATCTGAAGCCATGAAGAAACTCAGAACGAAGAAAACACTCATGGAATCACAAAAAATTGGGGAACAACAAAAGATGGCACGAACAGGAGTCTATCTAGAAAAAGTCAGTCAAGTGCTAGAAACCAATATTGATGAAGCAGAAGAGCTGCTTAAAACCATGACCCAAACAGGAGACAAGCTCTTTGATACCCTCTTTTTGATTGGGGTCTTTGCGGATCATGAGGAAGAATTGAAACATTCACTTGAGATCATCAAACAGGTGGCAGGCTCAAATGACCTTGTGATTGACAACTTGACCTATATGCAAGAAGCAGCCTTTAACAGTCTCTTGCCCTTTGGGAAGAACTTTTTAGAAGGTGTCTCTCGCTCTCTTTTGACATCAAACATTGCCGTCAACTCTCCTTGGACATCTGTCGATATACAGGATAAGGGAGGTAAGTTCTATGGCATTAATCAGATTTCTAGTAATATCATAACCATTGACCGTGGAAAGCTCAACACTCCTTCAGGTTTGATTTTAGGAACGTCTGGTGCTGGTAAGGGAATGGCCACCAAGCATGAAATCATCTCCACCAAGCTAAGAGAAGGGAATGAAAACACAGAAATTATCGTCGTAGATCCTGAAAATGAGTATAGTATTATCGGTCAAGCCTTTGGTGGAGAGAGTATTGATATTGCGCCGGACTCCACCACCTTCTTAAATGTCCTTGATTTGTCTGATGAGAATATGGACGAAGATCCTGTCAAGGTTAAATCAGAGTTTCTCTTATCCTTTATTGGAAAACTTCTTGACCGTAAAATGGATGGTCGGGAAAAATCCATTATTGACCGAGTAACCAGACTGACCTACAAGCATTTTGATCAGCCTTCTTTAGTCGAGTGGGTCTTTGTTTTATCGAAACAACCGGAAGAAGAAGCGAAAAATTTGGCTCTTGATATGGAACTCTATGTGGAGGGGTCTCTTAATATCTTTTCACATCGGACCAACATCAAAACAGACAGTAACTTCCTTATTTACAATGTCAAAAAGCTAGGGGATGAATTGAAACAAATTGCCCTCATGGTTATTTTTGATCAGATTTGGAATCGTGTGGTCAAGAACCAACAGTTAGGCAAGAAAACTTGGATTTATTTTGATGAAATGCAGCTCCTATTGTTGGACAAGTATGCCTCTGACTTCTTCTTCAAATTATGGAGTCGGGTTCGTAAATACGGGGCTACCCCAACAGGCATTACGCAAAATGTGGAGACCCTACTCCTTGATTCGAATGGCAGACGCATTATCGCAAATAGTGAGTTTATGATTCTCTTGAAACAGGCTAAGAATGACCGTGAGGAATTGGTTCACATGTTGGGATTATCAAAAGAGCTTGAAAAATACTTGGTGAATCCAGACAAAGGCGCAGGTCTCATCAAAGCGGGCGCAACCGTTGTGCCTTTCAAAAATAAGATTCCTCACCAGACGGCACTCTTTGACATCATGAGTACAGACCCAGAGAAAATGAGGAGTTGA
- a CDS encoding phage tail tip lysozyme, producing MKHDKKTVKAARQSFQSNLKDSRMNYRREKKELKKLFPKKRFLIRRAEKGEMRSQKAALKQAFQEEKTAAQETFQEAITHVSPRALKAKEIKKYRLPQARHRLKLARKHLAEVKLEEKTKSVNPKFTYHRESPHEKSFRFRLKQEKSLERLQAEKEKDFARREVKQLKRVHKEKQVSTKVKRGLRLAVLEAVDVVAQEDDLDGLRSLKDTSLKARRYGRFAYQSGKVLVKGGQAGLRFTKKKVANSQERYQNFKKGRGWTRNKPLKPRRRYQTFLKEARKQMAAGLKGMLQALKGSVSFFSSLVLNPMTWLVSGLLLVFLLMMSFVMSVSGTSLIQQDEFELTKSYTHMTWEDAEHSRKSDQGITYYTKIDDVMTFMNLKYQDYRLEEKMDSGQMTYQDYLSQLWEDLNGGSSIKAMADLYQNPPYKLSDEDQETLKELTEEGKYLALEELDNPFQGQTEDDALTMTVRYGYELVDEKPTLHHHIVLEAKENQVIVAPMDGKVSLDGENLILTAGRGKNKAKLTLYKIATGRVIEGQQVVAGDVIGQTKDGTGLKVAYQKVDEDTDKLVYVNPAFYFPKVIQLQTTILPAIGQFGGDEFARAKAIYEYLKNQGATNQAIAAILGNWSVESSINPKRAEGDYLNPPVGATDSSWDDEDWLSISGPAIYNGRYTNILRRGLGLGQWTDTADGSRRHTLLLEYAKKKNQKWYDLNLQLDFMLHGDSPYYTNWLKEFFHHTGSPASLTQLFLIYWEGNSGDKLLERQTRATEWYYQIEKGFSQPNGGTAQSDPKALEAVRGDLYENSVPGGGDGMGYAYGQCTWGVAARINQLGLKLKGRNGEKIPIISTMGNGQDWVRTAASLGGETGSIPKAGAIISFAGGSHGSAAAYGHVAFIEKVYPDGSFLISETNVNGNPNYTFRRISGPDSTMSFAYTVK from the coding sequence ATGAAACACGATAAGAAAACCGTTAAGGCTGCTCGACAGTCTTTTCAAAGCAATCTTAAAGATAGTCGTATGAACTATCGTAGGGAGAAAAAGGAACTGAAAAAGTTGTTCCCTAAGAAACGCTTTCTCATCAGACGGGCAGAAAAAGGAGAAATGAGAAGCCAGAAAGCGGCGCTCAAACAAGCCTTCCAAGAAGAAAAAACGGCCGCACAAGAAACCTTTCAGGAAGCCATCACCCATGTCTCTCCTAGAGCCTTAAAAGCCAAGGAAATCAAAAAATACCGTCTCCCACAGGCTAGACATCGCTTGAAGCTAGCGAGAAAACACTTGGCAGAAGTCAAGCTAGAAGAAAAAACAAAGAGTGTCAATCCCAAGTTTACCTATCATAGAGAATCTCCTCATGAAAAATCCTTCAGATTTCGATTGAAACAAGAAAAATCACTTGAGCGGCTTCAGGCTGAAAAAGAAAAGGATTTTGCAAGGCGTGAGGTCAAACAGCTTAAAAGGGTGCATAAGGAAAAGCAGGTCTCGACCAAGGTCAAACGAGGTCTGCGCCTTGCGGTTCTTGAAGCAGTTGATGTGGTGGCACAAGAGGATGACTTGGACGGATTGCGAAGCCTAAAAGACACGAGTTTAAAAGCTAGGCGCTATGGTCGATTCGCCTATCAATCAGGAAAAGTCTTAGTCAAAGGAGGGCAGGCGGGCCTTCGTTTTACCAAGAAAAAAGTCGCAAATAGCCAAGAACGCTATCAGAATTTCAAAAAAGGGAGGGGTTGGACCAGAAATAAACCTTTAAAACCAAGGAGACGCTACCAAACTTTTCTAAAAGAAGCTAGGAAGCAAATGGCAGCAGGGTTGAAAGGAATGCTTCAAGCCCTCAAGGGAAGCGTGAGTTTCTTTTCAAGCCTAGTCCTCAATCCCATGACTTGGCTTGTTTCAGGACTGCTGTTAGTTTTTCTTTTGATGATGAGTTTTGTCATGAGTGTGTCAGGGACGAGTTTGATCCAGCAAGATGAGTTTGAACTCACTAAAAGCTACACCCACATGACGTGGGAAGATGCGGAACATTCGAGAAAGAGCGACCAAGGAATTACCTATTACACCAAGATAGATGATGTCATGACCTTTATGAACCTCAAGTACCAAGACTATCGTTTAGAAGAGAAAATGGATAGTGGTCAAATGACCTATCAAGACTATCTAAGTCAGCTTTGGGAGGACTTAAATGGAGGATCTTCTATCAAGGCGATGGCAGATTTATACCAGAATCCTCCCTACAAACTCTCTGATGAGGACCAGGAAACTTTAAAGGAATTGACAGAAGAAGGGAAGTACCTGGCTTTAGAAGAGTTAGACAATCCCTTTCAAGGGCAGACGGAAGACGATGCGCTAACCATGACCGTTCGGTACGGTTATGAGTTAGTGGATGAAAAACCGACGTTACATCATCATATTGTGTTAGAAGCAAAAGAAAATCAGGTTATTGTAGCTCCTATGGATGGTAAAGTATCACTTGATGGCGAAAATCTGATTCTGACAGCTGGAAGAGGGAAAAATAAGGCAAAGCTCACCCTCTACAAGATTGCGACTGGTCGAGTAATTGAGGGCCAACAGGTAGTGGCAGGAGATGTGATTGGCCAAACCAAGGACGGAACAGGCCTCAAAGTAGCCTATCAAAAGGTTGATGAGGATACCGACAAACTAGTCTATGTCAATCCTGCTTTTTACTTTCCCAAGGTTATTCAATTACAGACAACGATTTTGCCTGCCATTGGTCAGTTTGGGGGCGATGAGTTTGCGAGAGCCAAGGCTATCTATGAGTATTTAAAAAATCAAGGAGCGACCAATCAGGCTATTGCGGCTATTTTAGGGAATTGGTCAGTAGAGTCCTCTATCAATCCAAAACGAGCAGAAGGAGACTATCTGAATCCTCCTGTTGGGGCAACTGATAGTTCTTGGGATGATGAAGACTGGCTATCCATCAGTGGACCAGCTATCTACAATGGGCGTTACACAAATATCCTAAGACGTGGCTTAGGATTAGGACAATGGACAGATACAGCGGACGGTTCACGTCGCCATACGCTTTTGTTGGAATATGCCAAAAAGAAGAATCAGAAGTGGTACGACCTAAATCTACAACTTGATTTTATGCTTCATGGCGATAGTCCTTATTACACCAACTGGTTAAAAGAGTTCTTTCACCATACAGGTAGTCCTGCTAGTCTCACCCAGCTCTTTTTGATTTACTGGGAGGGTAATTCAGGCGATAAACTCTTGGAGAGACAAACTCGAGCAACCGAGTGGTATTACCAAATAGAAAAAGGCTTTAGTCAGCCGAATGGCGGAACTGCTCAAAGTGATCCAAAGGCCTTGGAAGCTGTTCGTGGAGACCTATATGAGAACTCGGTACCAGGTGGTGGCGATGGCATGGGCTATGCCTACGGTCAATGTACGTGGGGAGTTGCGGCACGCATCAACCAACTTGGCTTGAAACTAAAGGGCAGAAATGGGGAGAAAATCCCTATTATCAGTACCATGGGGAACGGCCAAGATTGGGTGAGAACAGCCGCAAGTCTTGGTGGTGAAACAGGCTCAATACCAAAAGCAGGTGCCATCATCTCCTTTGCGGGTGGGAGTCACGGTTCTGCAGCAGCATACGGGCACGTGGCTTTTATCGAGAAAGTGTATCCAGATGGGTCATTCCTTATTTCAGAAACCAATGTCAATGGTAATCCCAATTATACTTTTCGTAGAATTAGTGGGCCGGATTCCACTATGAGTTTTGCTTATACGGTGAAATAA
- a CDS encoding PrgI family protein → MNTRVFKDIAKVQHRAWLGFTTRQVIFVLPALALTIAVLGLNLVYWQFGDWFVYGFVCSFTIPLLLFGVYRPNDLPFEIYLKYRFHYEMTQPERTLTGQKGVSRDKTKTLHETKALF, encoded by the coding sequence ATGAACACACGTGTCTTTAAGGACATCGCAAAAGTCCAACACAGAGCTTGGTTAGGCTTTACGACTAGGCAGGTTATTTTTGTCTTACCTGCCCTAGCGCTCACAATTGCCGTCTTAGGCCTCAATCTTGTTTATTGGCAATTCGGGGATTGGTTTGTCTATGGCTTTGTCTGTAGCTTTACCATTCCTCTCCTATTATTTGGGGTCTATCGTCCCAATGATTTACCCTTTGAAATTTATCTTAAGTACCGTTTTCATTATGAAATGACACAACCAGAACGCACCTTAACAGGACAGAAAGGAGTTTCCCGTGACAAAACCAAAACACTTCATGAAACCAAAGCTCTCTTCTAA
- a CDS encoding Abi family protein, with the protein MAIKQSEGRESLKLKLHSRNLQFKDRELDNALIKYNYFNLFNGIENLLLSSKNPKQFNKVTLEDFITIYKFNKKLAATILEILDNIESKLKNSVAYHFTQTHCLTISDTMNYTLKSKYVNPINSQYANNYPFVNYQNKKIYSDFDNFILFQPFYLTKLINENDHINYQFYTDPRYTSQSGTTTFRTGQNPHYTYHRHVAVPFWVAIETMTLGEVIRLLHYLEPSILEKVMKDFGMPLFYRNEFLNMFDIIKSLRNFCAHGSLVYRYQSPKYIKLNANLVTSFNLTPSETGAPSSVLSLFDALQIVNYFESTRPLKKHINSIIYRNNKHFKSSDFDLNSRLLTRMGNPNLKEWKKFIFTESQHRF; encoded by the coding sequence ATGGCGATTAAACAAAGTGAAGGTCGAGAATCTTTAAAACTGAAATTACACAGTAGAAACTTGCAATTTAAAGACAGAGAGCTTGACAACGCCCTTATAAAATATAATTACTTTAATTTGTTCAATGGCATAGAAAATCTTTTGCTTTCGAGCAAGAATCCAAAACAGTTCAATAAAGTAACATTGGAAGACTTTATTACAATTTATAAATTTAATAAAAAATTAGCCGCTACGATTCTCGAAATTCTCGACAATATTGAATCAAAATTAAAGAATTCAGTAGCTTATCACTTTACTCAAACTCATTGTCTCACAATAAGTGATACAATGAACTACACATTAAAATCAAAATATGTAAATCCAATAAATAGTCAATATGCGAACAACTATCCTTTTGTAAATTACCAAAATAAAAAAATTTACTCTGATTTCGATAATTTTATTTTATTTCAACCTTTTTATCTGACAAAATTAATCAATGAAAATGACCATATTAACTATCAATTTTATACAGACCCCCGCTATACTAGCCAATCTGGGACAACAACTTTTCGAACAGGTCAAAATCCACATTATACTTATCACCGCCATGTTGCTGTCCCATTCTGGGTGGCAATTGAAACAATGACATTAGGTGAAGTTATCCGTTTACTACATTACTTAGAACCTAGTATATTAGAAAAGGTAATGAAGGATTTTGGTATGCCGCTATTTTATCGAAATGAATTTTTAAATATGTTTGACATTATTAAATCACTTCGAAATTTCTGTGCTCACGGATCATTAGTGTATCGCTATCAATCTCCAAAATATATTAAATTAAATGCAAACTTAGTAACATCATTTAACTTAACACCATCTGAAACAGGAGCACCATCCTCCGTTTTATCACTTTTTGATGCTCTACAAATTGTCAATTATTTTGAAAGTACAAGACCATTAAAAAAACATATAAATTCAATTATTTATAGAAACAATAAACATTTCAAATCATCAGATTTTGATTTGAACAGCCGCTTATTAACAAGAATGGGAAACCCCAATTTAAAAGAATGGAAAAAATTTATTTTTACAGAATCTCAACACCGTTTTTAA